In one window of Streptomyces sp. NBC_01224 DNA:
- a CDS encoding TetR/AcrR family transcriptional regulator, with protein sequence MPAQLSRNPPPSASGPPAPGQRADARHNRARLLQAAREAYALNGTDVSSSAIARRAGVGAATLYRHFPTRGSLIAAAFSEQLSQCVAALDEALQDDDPWHGLRNVLTKVCTMQAQDRGFSAAFLSQFPDAPDVHHERARAETCLAQLVQRAKDTGQLRKDFDPSDVTLLLLANNGVVQESPAASMAASRRLLAYFLQSCLPTDGTPLPQPAPLRLDDLYKPPHRTG encoded by the coding sequence ATGCCTGCCCAACTGTCTCGGAACCCGCCGCCCTCCGCCTCCGGCCCCCCCGCCCCGGGGCAGAGAGCCGACGCCCGGCACAACCGCGCCCGGCTCCTCCAGGCCGCCCGCGAGGCGTACGCCCTCAACGGCACCGACGTATCTTCCAGCGCAATCGCCCGCAGAGCGGGCGTGGGTGCCGCCACCCTCTACCGGCACTTCCCGACACGCGGCTCGCTGATCGCCGCTGCGTTCTCCGAACAACTCAGCCAGTGCGTCGCAGCCCTCGACGAGGCCCTTCAGGACGACGATCCCTGGCACGGACTTCGCAACGTCCTCACCAAGGTGTGCACGATGCAAGCCCAGGACCGCGGGTTCAGCGCCGCGTTCCTCTCCCAATTTCCCGACGCGCCCGACGTCCATCATGAGCGTGCCCGCGCCGAGACATGCCTCGCCCAGCTGGTACAGCGTGCGAAGGACACCGGACAGCTGCGCAAGGACTTCGACCCCAGCGACGTTACCCTCCTGCTCCTGGCCAACAACGGCGTCGTGCAAGAGTCCCCGGCGGCCTCCATGGCCGCATCCCGCCGCCTGCTCGCCTACTTCCTCCAGTCCTGCCTGCCGACGGACGGCACACCCCTGCCCCAGCCCGCGCCACTCCGCCTTGACGACCTCTACAAGCCACCGCATCGAACGGGGTGA